A genomic region of Roseateles amylovorans contains the following coding sequences:
- a CDS encoding ECF-type sigma factor has product MTDITQLLQAAGQGDRTAADEVVAQLYGELQRLARQRMRLSGEMTLLDTTALVHEAWLRLAGGHGQSFPDRRHFLSYAARVMRNVVIDLVRARRAERRGGDQQELTLNTAIVELGPQSDENILRVHEALDELADMEPRLAHVVEMRYFGGLLEHEIAQVLGVTERTVQRDWQKARLFLSISLKN; this is encoded by the coding sequence ATGACAGACATCACCCAACTGCTGCAAGCCGCCGGACAAGGCGACCGCACCGCTGCCGATGAGGTGGTGGCGCAGCTGTACGGGGAACTGCAGCGGCTGGCGAGGCAGCGGATGCGGCTGTCGGGCGAAATGACTTTGCTGGACACCACGGCGCTGGTGCATGAGGCCTGGCTGCGGCTGGCGGGCGGCCACGGGCAGAGCTTCCCGGACCGTCGGCACTTTCTGTCGTATGCGGCGCGGGTGATGCGCAACGTGGTGATCGACCTGGTCCGCGCCCGGCGCGCCGAGCGGCGGGGCGGGGATCAGCAAGAGCTGACCCTCAACACGGCGATCGTCGAGCTGGGGCCGCAATCGGACGAGAACATCCTGCGGGTGCATGAGGCGCTGGATGAGCTGGCCGACATGGAGCCGCGGCTGGCCCATGTGGTGGAGATGCGCTACTTCGGCGGACTGCTGGAGCACGAGATCGCGCAGGTGCTGGGCGTGACCGAGCGCACGGTGCAGCGCGACTGGCAGAAGGCGCGGCTCTTCCTTTCCATTAGCCTCAAGAACTGA